The proteins below are encoded in one region of Hordeum vulgare subsp. vulgare chromosome 3H, MorexV3_pseudomolecules_assembly, whole genome shotgun sequence:
- the LOC123442002 gene encoding uncharacterized protein LOC123442002 — translation MGNCSPSPRRRRPSPAGSPPSHSSAASGGASGGGGGNTVSPYALARSPSVSVSVDPEAEREREGVVRVYGSDGCPVAWRLRVALLYKAAAPVHFTPSEAAPLGRPVLRLSAADPELCGAADELLRHVDARFEGKPRVAPPDRPPSARASLAAAAAEEVAEMVRLQHRSAERHLEGVAAKLAEMVKKGAKKAAKGRNVVEAAEVRRLGKWYGDAMEVMLEHARMEERVLFPDIQRASFPGVCDKVQEQHGKHLPMMNGIKEDIKTLLTLELGSALFYEVLVNLSVRLKALQDHTKEHFKEEEKDMLPRLESVRRMQREEGNVPDKSNSGWASEAMGTMEMTHSKLFPFFMTGLMPQEAVQYLDLVCRCTKNTRHLVSMLRSLAERLEDANPSIIHNNPTRLYEHLLVKSP, via the exons ATGGGCAATTGCTccccctccccgcgccgccgccgcccgtcgccggCCGGCTCCCCGCCATCCCACTCGAGCGCGGCATCCGGcggcgcgagcggcggcggcggcggcaacacAGTGTCCCCGTACGCGCTGGCCAGATCCCCCTCGGTGTCCGTCTCCGTCGACCCGGAGGCCGAGCGGGAGCGGGAGGGCGTGGTCCGCGTCTACGGCTCGGACGGCTGCCCCGTCGCGTGGCGCCTCCGCGTCGCGCTGCTCTACAAGGCGGCGGCGCCCGTGCACTTCACGCCGTCCGAGGCGGCCCCGCTCGGCCGCCCCGTGCTCCGCCTCTCCGCCGCCGACCCGGAGCTCTGCGGTGCCGCCGACGAGCTGCTGCGCCACGTCGACGCGCGCTTCGAGGGCAAGCCCCGCGTCGCGCCGCCCGACCGCCCGCCGTCTGCGCGGGCCTCGCTGGCGGCCGCGGCGGCCGAGGAGGTGGCCGAGATGGTGCGGCTCCAGCACCGCAGCGCCGAGCGGCACCTGGAGGGCGTCGCCGCCAAGCTGGCGGAGATGGTGAAGAAGGGGGCCAAGAAGGCCGCCAAGGGGAGGAACGTGGTGGAGGCCGCCGAGGTGCGGAGGCTCGGGAAGTGGTACGGGGACGCCATGGAGGTGATGCTGGAGCACGCCAGGATGGAGGAGAGGGTGCTGTTCCCCGACATCCAGAGGGCCTCCTTCCCAG GGGTGTGCGATAAGGTTCAGGAGCAGCACGGGAAGCACCTGCCCATGATGAACGGAATCAAGGAGGATATAAAAACGCTTCTGACGCTGGAGCTGGGCAGCGCCCTCTTCTATGAAGTGCTGGTCAACCTCTCCGTCCGCCTCAAGGCGTTGCAG GATCACACCAAGGAGCACTtcaaggaggaagagaaggatatGCTCCCACGACTGGAATCGGTACGGCGGATGCAGCGCGAAGAGGGGAACGTTCCTGACAAGTCCAACTCCGGATGGGCTTCTGAGGCCATGGGCACAATGGAGATGACGCACTCGAAGCTCTTCCCCTTCTTCATGACCGGGCTCATGCCTCAGGAGGCCGTGCAGTACCTTGACCTGGTGTGCAGGTGCACGAAGAACACCCGGCATCTGGTCTCCATGCTCAGGTCGCTTGCTGAGCGCCTGGAGGACGCGAACCCGTCGATAATCCACAACAACCCCACACGACTATATGAGCACCTACTTGTAAAATCCCCATAA